From a single Sporosarcina oncorhynchi genomic region:
- a CDS encoding histidine phosphatase family protein, which produces MGKVVYIVRHCEAEGQSPHADLTAEGIVQAEKLAEFFADIEVDRIVTSPFVRARMSAEPLAERKGYYFEEDSRLAERTLSSYDFEDWLLKLEDSFLDVHLKYEGGESSHEAMERVCNVVNELPDGSTTVLVTHGNLMTLLLRCYDEHIGFAEWQALTNPDVYRVNVSDTGAQVERVWREEKLLNE; this is translated from the coding sequence ATGGGAAAAGTGGTGTATATCGTTCGGCATTGCGAAGCGGAAGGACAATCCCCGCATGCAGATCTGACGGCGGAAGGGATTGTGCAAGCTGAAAAGCTGGCGGAGTTCTTTGCAGATATTGAGGTAGACCGAATTGTGACAAGCCCGTTTGTGCGGGCACGTATGTCCGCGGAACCGCTTGCGGAGCGAAAAGGGTACTATTTCGAAGAGGATAGCCGACTGGCGGAGCGGACGTTAAGCTCCTATGATTTCGAGGACTGGCTGCTGAAGCTTGAGGATTCATTTTTGGACGTCCATTTGAAATACGAAGGCGGCGAATCATCGCATGAAGCGATGGAGCGCGTCTGCAACGTTGTCAATGAACTGCCCGACGGATCGACGACCGTACTTGTGACGCACGGAAATCTGATGACACTGTTATTGAGGTGCTATGACGAACATATCGGCTTCGCAGAATGGCAGGCGTTGACGAATCCTGATGTTTACCGCGTAAACGTGTCCGATACAGGTGCACAAGTCGAGCGAGTATGGCGTGAAGAGAAGTTGTTGAATGAATGA